Proteins co-encoded in one Metabacillus sp. KUDC1714 genomic window:
- the tdh gene encoding L-threonine 3-dehydrogenase: MNGKMKAVVKHHRGYGAQIQTVEIPQINEDEVLIKVKATSICGTDVHIYKWDEWSESRVNPPYVFGHEFSGEVVEKGSKVKNVDYGDSVSAETHIVCGKCSQCLTGKAHICKYTKIIGVDTRGCFAEYVALPAANLWKNPKEMLYDVAAIQEPMGNAVHTVLSGDVIGKTVAIIGCGPIGLMAVGVAKAAGAAQVIALDINNYRLNLAKQMGATSVINSKNEEPLQAVKQLTNGDGVDVVCEMSGHPIAMNQGFRMVTNGGRVSILSLPVRPVELDVTNDIVFKGITVKGITGRKMFETWQQVSALLHSGQVNVKPIITHHFSLEEFEKGFELMIEGNCGKVVLYP; this comes from the coding sequence TTGAACGGAAAAATGAAGGCGGTTGTTAAACATCATCGAGGATATGGTGCCCAAATACAAACAGTTGAGATTCCTCAAATAAATGAGGATGAGGTTTTAATTAAAGTGAAAGCAACATCAATTTGCGGGACTGATGTTCATATTTATAAGTGGGATGAATGGTCTGAGAGCAGAGTGAATCCACCATATGTTTTCGGGCATGAGTTTTCTGGAGAGGTGGTAGAAAAAGGCTCAAAGGTAAAGAATGTTGATTATGGTGATTCTGTATCAGCTGAAACTCATATTGTATGTGGAAAATGCTCACAATGTCTAACAGGAAAAGCGCATATATGTAAGTATACAAAAATTATTGGTGTTGATACACGAGGGTGCTTCGCAGAATATGTTGCCCTACCAGCAGCTAATCTTTGGAAAAATCCAAAAGAGATGTTATATGACGTTGCAGCTATCCAAGAACCGATGGGTAATGCTGTACACACTGTTTTATCAGGTGATGTCATCGGTAAAACGGTAGCAATTATCGGTTGTGGACCAATAGGATTGATGGCAGTTGGTGTAGCGAAAGCAGCAGGCGCAGCACAGGTCATTGCCCTTGATATAAATAATTATCGCTTAAATTTAGCGAAGCAAATGGGGGCAACAAGTGTTATCAATTCAAAAAATGAAGAGCCACTTCAAGCTGTTAAGCAGTTAACAAATGGAGATGGTGTTGACGTAGTTTGTGAAATGTCAGGACATCCAATTGCCATGAATCAAGGCTTTAGAATGGTCACTAATGGTGGCAGGGTGTCAATTTTGAGTTTACCAGTACGACCAGTTGAACTAGATGTGACAAATGACATTGTATTTAAAGGAATAACCGTGAAAGGGATAACAGGTAGAAAAATGTTTGAAACATGGCAGCAAGTATCTGCACTACTTCACTCGGGGCAAGTTAATGTAAAACCAATCATCACACATCATTTTTCACTTGAAGAATTTGAAAAAGGTTTTGAACTAATGATCGAAGGTAACTGTGGTAAGGTTGTATTATATCCTTAA
- a CDS encoding 2-oxoacid:ferredoxin oxidoreductase subunit beta encodes MATTFKDFRNNVKPNWCPGCGDFSVQAAIQRAAANVGLQPDNLAVVSGIGCSGRISGYINSYGFHGIHGRSLPIAQGVKMANRDLTVIASGGDGDGFAIGMGHTIHAIRRNIDITYIVMDNQIYGLTKGQTSPRSDAGFVTKSTPKGSIESALSVMEMALTAGATFVAQSFSTDLKDLTALIEAGINHKGFSLINVFSPCVTYNKVNTYDWFKENLTKLANVEGYDPNNKELAMQTLMKHKGLVTGLIYQNTEQKSYQELINGYSETPLSEAELAIDEEEFNKLVSEFM; translated from the coding sequence ATGGCAACAACGTTTAAAGATTTCAGAAACAACGTAAAACCAAACTGGTGTCCTGGTTGTGGTGACTTCTCTGTACAAGCTGCGATCCAGCGTGCTGCAGCAAATGTAGGTCTACAGCCAGATAATCTTGCTGTTGTGTCAGGTATCGGATGTTCTGGTCGGATATCTGGGTACATTAATTCGTATGGTTTTCACGGTATTCATGGTCGTTCATTACCAATTGCACAAGGTGTGAAAATGGCAAACCGAGACTTAACAGTTATCGCATCTGGTGGTGATGGAGACGGCTTTGCGATTGGTATGGGTCACACCATTCATGCTATCCGTCGTAACATTGACATCACGTATATTGTGATGGATAACCAAATATATGGATTAACAAAAGGTCAAACATCACCACGTAGTGATGCAGGCTTTGTTACAAAAAGTACACCTAAGGGCTCGATTGAATCTGCCTTATCTGTAATGGAAATGGCATTGACAGCTGGTGCGACATTTGTTGCTCAAAGTTTTTCAACTGACCTTAAGGATTTAACAGCATTAATTGAAGCAGGTATTAACCATAAAGGATTCTCACTAATTAACGTTTTTAGCCCTTGTGTAACGTATAACAAGGTCAACACGTATGATTGGTTTAAAGAGAATTTAACAAAGTTAGCTAATGTAGAAGGTTATGATCCTAATAATAAAGAATTAGCAATGCAAACATTAATGAAGCATAAAGGCTTGGTTACAGGATTAATTTATCAAAATACAGAGCAAAAATCTTATCAGGAACTGATCAATGGTTATAGCGAAACACCATTATCAGAAGCTGAATTAGCGATTGATGAAGAAGAATTTAATAAACTAGTTTCAGAATTTATGTAA
- a CDS encoding glycine C-acetyltransferase produces MKGFDYLQAELNEMKKQGTFRTLIPLESDQGAKVVIDGREVIQLSSNNYLGLTSHPRLQKAAIEAIEKFGAGTGSVRTIAGTLTMHKELEEKLAKFKHTEAALVFQSGFTTNQGVLSAILTNEDVVISDAFNHASIIDGIRLTKAERKVYNHVDMKDLERALKESNNFRVRVIVTDGVFSMDGNIAPLPEIVELAEKYDALVMVDDAHASGVLGENGRGTVNHFGLDGRVHIQVGTLSKAIGVLGGYVASSKTLIDYLIHKGRPFLFSTSHPPAVTAACSEAINVLLEESELIERLWDNTKFFKIGLEQLGFNTGKSETPITPVIIGDEALSHQFSDKLLTYGVFAQGIAFPTVAKGLARVRTIVTAEHTKEELQAALDIFEKAGKELKII; encoded by the coding sequence ATGAAAGGCTTTGACTATTTGCAAGCTGAACTTAATGAAATGAAAAAACAGGGAACATTTCGAACGTTAATTCCATTAGAAAGTGATCAAGGTGCAAAGGTTGTCATCGATGGCAGGGAAGTCATTCAGCTTTCATCAAACAACTATTTAGGGCTAACTTCACATCCACGTTTACAAAAGGCTGCAATAGAAGCGATTGAGAAATTTGGTGCTGGTACTGGTTCTGTTCGGACAATTGCTGGAACATTAACAATGCATAAGGAATTAGAAGAAAAACTCGCGAAATTCAAGCATACTGAAGCTGCACTAGTGTTTCAGTCAGGCTTTACAACAAACCAAGGAGTCCTTTCTGCCATCTTAACAAATGAAGACGTTGTCATTTCTGATGCCTTTAACCATGCATCTATTATCGATGGAATTCGATTAACAAAAGCTGAAAGAAAAGTATATAACCATGTTGATATGAAAGATCTTGAAAGAGCACTTAAGGAATCAAATAACTTCAGAGTTCGGGTAATCGTGACTGATGGGGTGTTTTCAATGGATGGAAATATCGCACCGCTACCTGAAATCGTAGAATTAGCAGAAAAGTATGATGCGTTAGTGATGGTCGATGATGCACATGCTTCAGGGGTTTTAGGAGAAAATGGTCGTGGAACTGTTAATCACTTCGGTTTAGACGGACGTGTTCACATTCAAGTAGGGACATTAAGTAAAGCGATAGGTGTTTTAGGAGGTTATGTAGCAAGTTCGAAGACGCTTATTGACTACCTGATTCATAAAGGTCGACCGTTTTTATTTAGTACATCACATCCACCAGCTGTGACAGCAGCTTGTAGCGAGGCAATTAATGTGCTATTAGAAGAGTCTGAACTGATTGAACGGTTATGGGATAATACAAAGTTTTTTAAAATAGGACTAGAGCAACTAGGTTTTAACACAGGGAAAAGTGAAACACCAATCACTCCAGTCATAATTGGAGATGAAGCACTTTCACATCAATTTTCAGATAAATTACTAACATATGGAGTATTTGCACAAGGGATTGCATTTCCAACTGTTGCTAAAGGACTTGCACGTGTGAGAACAATAGTCACCGCAGAACATACAAAAGAAGAGCTTCAAGCTGCTTTAGACATTTTTGAGAAGGCAGGTAAAGAATTAAAGATAATTTAA
- a CDS encoding 2-oxoacid:acceptor oxidoreductase subunit alpha: MISQLSWKVGGQQGEGIESTGEVFSIALNRLGYYLYGYRHFSSRIKGGHTNNKIRVSTTQVRSISDDLDILVAFDQETIDVNFHELRAGGIVLADSKFNPTISDEANVTLYSVPFTAIATELGTSLMKNMVAIGATSAILDIDPSGYRDVVNDTYGRKGEKIVEKNMQAIEKGAEYLKNELGFDRQDMYLEKADGNKRMFMIGNDAIALGALAGGSRFMAAYPITPASEIMEYLIEKLPKFGGAVIQTEDEIAACTMAIGANYAGARTFTASAGPGLSLMMEAIGLSGITEQPLVIVDTQRGGPSTGLPTKQEQSDLMAMIYGTHGEIPKVVMAPSTVQEAFYDTIEAFNIAEEYQCPVILLTDLQLSLGKQTVEPLDYSNIEIRRGKLQTEELPEIENKGYFKRFEVTKDGVSPRVIPGMKNGIHHVTGVEHDETGKPSESAGNRIDQMDKRLRKLNSMQFKNPVHKNIQHENPDVLLVGFISTRGTIEEAIVRLEAEGVKVNHAQIRLIHPFPTEEMLPLVESAKKVIVVENNATGQLASLLKMNVGHANKISSLLKYDGNPFLPHEIHTRSKELI; the protein is encoded by the coding sequence ATGATAAGTCAACTTTCCTGGAAAGTTGGAGGACAGCAAGGAGAAGGTATTGAAAGTACTGGTGAAGTATTCTCTATTGCATTAAACCGACTAGGCTATTATTTATACGGATATCGTCACTTTTCGTCACGAATTAAAGGTGGACACACGAACAATAAAATTCGTGTAAGTACAACACAGGTTCGTTCAATTTCAGACGATCTTGATATATTAGTAGCTTTTGATCAAGAAACAATCGATGTAAATTTTCATGAGTTACGAGCTGGCGGGATTGTCCTAGCGGATTCAAAATTCAATCCAACCATTTCAGATGAAGCAAATGTTACGCTTTATTCAGTTCCATTTACAGCAATTGCTACTGAATTAGGTACATCATTAATGAAAAATATGGTTGCAATTGGAGCAACAAGTGCAATTCTTGATATAGATCCGAGTGGATACCGTGATGTTGTTAATGACACATATGGCCGCAAAGGTGAAAAGATTGTTGAGAAAAATATGCAAGCAATTGAAAAAGGTGCAGAGTATTTAAAAAATGAGCTTGGATTTGATCGCCAAGATATGTATCTTGAAAAAGCAGATGGCAATAAGCGTATGTTTATGATTGGGAATGATGCGATCGCATTAGGTGCATTAGCTGGAGGGTCACGCTTCATGGCTGCTTATCCAATTACACCTGCTTCAGAAATTATGGAATATTTAATTGAAAAACTTCCAAAATTCGGTGGAGCGGTTATTCAAACCGAAGATGAAATTGCAGCTTGTACAATGGCAATTGGTGCAAACTATGCAGGCGCACGTACCTTTACTGCATCAGCAGGTCCTGGCTTATCGTTAATGATGGAAGCAATTGGTCTATCAGGTATAACAGAACAACCTCTTGTTATTGTTGATACACAACGTGGTGGCCCAAGTACAGGATTACCAACAAAGCAAGAACAATCTGATTTAATGGCAATGATTTATGGTACACATGGGGAAATTCCTAAAGTTGTAATGGCTCCAAGTACAGTTCAAGAGGCATTCTACGATACAATCGAAGCATTCAATATTGCCGAAGAATATCAATGTCCTGTCATTTTGTTAACTGACTTACAACTATCATTAGGAAAACAAACCGTTGAACCGTTAGATTATAGCAACATCGAGATTCGTCGTGGCAAGCTTCAAACAGAAGAATTACCAGAAATTGAAAATAAAGGATACTTCAAACGCTTTGAAGTAACAAAAGACGGAGTATCACCACGTGTTATTCCAGGTATGAAAAACGGAATCCACCATGTTACAGGTGTAGAGCATGATGAAACTGGTAAGCCATCTGAGTCTGCAGGAAATCGTATTGATCAGATGGATAAACGATTAAGAAAGTTAAATAGCATGCAGTTCAAAAATCCAGTTCATAAAAATATCCAACATGAAAATCCAGATGTCCTACTTGTTGGTTTTATTTCAACAAGAGGAACAATCGAAGAAGCAATCGTGCGCTTAGAAGCAGAAGGTGTTAAGGTAAATCATGCTCAAATTCGCCTTATCCATCCTTTCCCGACTGAGGAAATGCTCCCATTAGTAGAATCTGCAAAAAAAGTCATTGTTGTTGAAAACAATGCAACTGGTCAGCTAGCAAGTCTTTTAAAGATGAATGTTGGTCATGCTAATAAAATTTCATCATTATTAAAATATGACGGTAATCCATTCCTACCTCATGAAATTCATACGAGAAGCAAGGAGTTGATCTAA
- a CDS encoding zinc-dependent alcohol dehydrogenase, which translates to MKAVTYQGPNNVKVKEVEDAKLEKRDDVIVKITSTAICGSDLHLYQGNMPLPEGYIIGHEPMGIVEEVGPNVTKVKKGDRVVVPFNVSCGECIYCQHDMTSQCDNSNPHYDSGGYFGYTEKFGNHPGGQAEYLKVPFGDFTPFLIPETCELEDESLLFLSDVLPTAYWSIEHGGVKKGDTVIVLGCGPVGLMTQKFAWMKGAKRVIAIDHLEYRLNHAKKMNSVEVFDFTEYPDMGEHLKEITHGGADIVIDCVGMDGKKSPLEFIEQKLKLQGGTLGPIQISTKAVRKYGTVQITGVYGANYNNFPLGAFFTRNITLKMGQAPVIPIMPKLFDMIMNKEFDPKEIITHKIALDEADHAYKLFNDHQDNCIKVILKP; encoded by the coding sequence ATGAAAGCTGTTACTTATCAAGGTCCTAATAATGTAAAAGTAAAAGAAGTTGAAGATGCAAAGTTGGAAAAAAGGGATGATGTAATTGTCAAAATTACATCAACAGCAATTTGTGGATCTGATTTACATTTATATCAAGGAAATATGCCATTACCTGAAGGTTATATAATTGGTCACGAGCCAATGGGGATTGTCGAAGAAGTAGGTCCAAATGTTACGAAGGTAAAAAAAGGCGACCGTGTTGTCGTGCCTTTTAATGTTTCATGTGGGGAATGTATTTATTGTCAGCATGATATGACAAGTCAATGTGATAATTCTAATCCACATTATGATTCCGGTGGATATTTTGGCTATACGGAAAAGTTTGGCAATCATCCTGGTGGACAAGCCGAGTATTTAAAGGTTCCTTTTGGGGATTTTACTCCTTTTCTCATTCCTGAAACTTGTGAATTGGAGGATGAATCACTTTTATTTTTATCAGATGTTCTGCCTACTGCATACTGGAGTATTGAGCATGGCGGAGTGAAAAAGGGTGATACTGTTATCGTTTTAGGGTGTGGACCAGTTGGTTTGATGACACAGAAATTTGCCTGGATGAAAGGGGCAAAACGTGTGATTGCCATCGACCACTTAGAATATCGACTTAATCATGCAAAAAAGATGAACAGCGTAGAAGTGTTCGACTTTACTGAATATCCTGATATGGGTGAACATTTAAAAGAGATTACTCATGGTGGAGCAGATATTGTAATTGATTGTGTAGGAATGGATGGTAAGAAATCACCGCTTGAATTTATTGAACAAAAATTAAAGCTACAGGGTGGAACACTCGGACCGATTCAAATTTCAACAAAAGCCGTAAGGAAATATGGGACTGTACAAATCACAGGTGTTTATGGTGCGAATTATAACAATTTTCCACTAGGTGCATTTTTCACTAGAAACATCACTTTAAAAATGGGCCAGGCTCCAGTTATTCCAATTATGCCAAAGTTATTTGACATGATCATGAATAAAGAATTTGACCCTAAGGAAATTATCACTCACAAAATTGCTCTAGATGAAGCGGACCATGCTTATAAACTATTTAATGACCACCAGGATAATTGTATTAAAGTTATTTTAAAACCTTAA